The following are from one region of the Actinomyces sp. oral taxon 897 genome:
- a CDS encoding AGE family epimerase/isomerase gives MGLGWFGAPEHTRWLAAETHALLAYARAARVPSGFGWIGQDGVVDRDHPVELWITGRMTFAFSLGALLGIPGCRRYADHGVRALRTAMRDTDHGGWYSAVGHQVDASGRATPVDSLARKECYQHAFVMLAAATAAAADRPGATELLGDVIEVVNRYWWDEAHGMPVESYAADFTDPEDYRGINAAMHTVEAYLAVADVTGDTLWLRRALRMVDFAVNRQARAHDWRLPEHYTPAWRPRLDYNEDAPAHPFRPYGATPGHGLEWARLTVQARAGLIGRGMSAPDWMLPAAEELFERARTDAWRVDGGPGFVYTTDFEGTPVVHERMHWVVCEGVCAAAALRRALLDDGHGEIEVEHYEHCYRSWIDYAEEYLISAPGVWTHELDQANRPSTRTWAGHPDVYHALQATLVPRLPVWPAAGQAIAEGRLDDPVSPIPVTAQRARRRGLFR, from the coding sequence ATGGGACTGGGATGGTTCGGTGCCCCCGAGCACACCCGTTGGCTGGCGGCCGAGACGCACGCGCTCCTGGCCTACGCGCGGGCGGCGCGGGTGCCCTCAGGCTTCGGCTGGATCGGCCAGGACGGGGTGGTGGACCGTGACCACCCGGTGGAGCTGTGGATCACCGGGCGCATGACCTTCGCCTTCTCCCTGGGTGCCCTCCTGGGGATCCCCGGCTGCCGCCGTTACGCCGACCACGGTGTGCGCGCCCTGCGTACGGCCATGCGGGACACCGACCACGGGGGCTGGTACTCCGCCGTGGGCCACCAGGTGGACGCCTCCGGGCGCGCCACCCCGGTGGATTCCCTGGCCCGCAAGGAGTGCTACCAGCACGCCTTCGTCATGCTGGCCGCCGCCACCGCCGCCGCCGCGGACCGCCCCGGGGCCACCGAGCTGCTGGGCGACGTCATTGAGGTCGTCAACCGGTACTGGTGGGACGAGGCCCACGGCATGCCCGTGGAGTCCTACGCGGCCGACTTCACCGACCCCGAGGACTACCGCGGTATCAACGCCGCCATGCACACCGTGGAGGCCTACCTGGCCGTGGCCGACGTCACCGGGGACACCCTGTGGCTGAGGCGCGCCCTGCGCATGGTCGACTTCGCCGTCAACCGCCAGGCCCGGGCCCACGACTGGCGCCTGCCCGAGCACTACACCCCCGCCTGGCGGCCCCGCCTGGACTACAACGAGGACGCCCCCGCCCACCCGTTCCGCCCCTACGGCGCCACCCCCGGCCACGGCCTGGAGTGGGCGCGCCTGACCGTCCAGGCCCGTGCCGGCCTCATCGGGCGCGGCATGAGCGCCCCGGACTGGATGCTGCCCGCCGCCGAGGAGCTCTTCGAGCGGGCCCGTACCGACGCCTGGCGGGTCGACGGCGGCCCCGGCTTCGTCTACACCACGGACTTCGAGGGCACCCCGGTCGTCCACGAGCGCATGCACTGGGTGGTCTGCGAGGGCGTCTGCGCCGCCGCCGCCCTGCGCCGGGCCCTCCTGGACGACGGGCACGGCGAGATCGAGGTGGAGCACTACGAGCACTGCTACCGCTCCTGGATCGACTACGCCGAGGAGTACCTCATAAGCGCCCCGGGCGTGTGGACCCACGAGCTCGACCAGGCCAACCGCCCCTCCACCCGGACCTGGGCCGGTCACCCGGACGTCTACCACGCCCTCCAGGCCACCCTCGTCCCCCGCCTGCCGGTGTGGCCGGCCGCCGGGCAGGCCATTGCCGAGGGGCGCCTGGACGACCCGGTCTCGCCGATCCCCGTCACCGCCCAGCGGGCCCGACGCCGCGGCCTGTTCCGTTAA
- a CDS encoding ABC transporter substrate-binding protein, with the protein MSTHTPARSVRAVVSALVLALVGLGVSACSPGSPDSDACADFKAYTAASTTSASGGVPAVTIASSLQGDEAARLEASLANFEACTGIDVVHSSSPSLEADLMTGSRPDLAIVPQTGLVRSLAASGALEALPDSVNANIELGWDRSWVQAGSQGGVNYAAPIMASVKSFVWFSPAAFSRAGYKVPGTWKELVALTQRIATDHSAAGATPSASSSATPSASSQPAPGTEAPQDGTQGARGSGVAPWCLGIADGKATGWPATDWLESALLMTRGTGAYDAWATHEVPLDNADAVAALDLVEDLVLADGRVAGGRQATRVTTVDKALKDLVDGRCLMMLGSSSLENYLPEGTVVTDVEGRNGTVVTATATSTGSATRGATPSASAPALVDTNNQVSAFLLPDDEHSGATIVGSDSLVSFVGSPADPKVKEMLMDYLTTTSWAQERVALGGMATANKNVDVSSVKSDVARRASQILQSRESVIRLDASDTMPPEVGEGALWSAMTQWTTGETGSKEALRQAEEAWPAPH; encoded by the coding sequence ATGAGCACGCACACCCCTGCCCGGTCCGTCCGGGCCGTCGTCTCCGCCCTGGTCCTGGCCCTGGTCGGCCTGGGGGTGAGCGCCTGCTCCCCCGGCTCACCCGACTCCGACGCCTGCGCGGACTTCAAGGCCTACACGGCGGCCTCCACGACCTCCGCCTCCGGTGGCGTGCCCGCCGTGACCATCGCCTCCTCCCTGCAGGGGGACGAGGCCGCGCGCCTGGAGGCGTCCCTGGCCAACTTCGAGGCCTGCACCGGGATCGACGTGGTCCACTCCTCCTCGCCCTCCCTGGAGGCGGATCTCATGACGGGCTCCAGGCCGGACCTGGCCATTGTGCCCCAGACCGGCCTGGTGAGGTCACTGGCCGCCTCCGGGGCGCTGGAGGCCCTGCCCGACTCCGTCAACGCCAATATCGAGCTCGGCTGGGACCGTTCCTGGGTGCAGGCGGGCAGCCAGGGGGGCGTCAACTACGCGGCCCCGATCATGGCCTCGGTGAAGTCCTTCGTGTGGTTCTCCCCAGCGGCCTTCAGCAGGGCCGGCTACAAGGTGCCGGGTACCTGGAAGGAGCTGGTCGCCCTGACCCAGAGGATCGCCACCGACCACTCCGCCGCCGGCGCCACGCCCAGTGCCTCCTCCAGTGCCACGCCCAGCGCCTCGTCCCAGCCCGCGCCCGGTACCGAGGCGCCCCAGGACGGGACGCAGGGTGCCCGGGGCAGCGGGGTGGCCCCCTGGTGCCTGGGGATCGCCGACGGCAAGGCCACCGGCTGGCCCGCCACCGACTGGCTGGAGTCCGCCCTGCTCATGACCCGGGGCACGGGAGCCTACGACGCCTGGGCCACCCACGAGGTGCCCCTGGACAACGCCGACGCCGTGGCCGCCCTGGACCTGGTCGAGGACCTGGTCCTGGCTGACGGCCGGGTGGCCGGCGGGCGCCAGGCCACCCGGGTCACCACGGTGGACAAGGCCCTCAAGGACCTGGTGGACGGCAGGTGCCTCATGATGCTGGGATCCTCCTCCCTGGAGAACTACCTCCCGGAGGGGACTGTGGTGACCGACGTCGAGGGGCGCAACGGCACCGTGGTGACCGCGACCGCCACCTCGACGGGGTCGGCTACCAGGGGGGCGACGCCGTCGGCCAGCGCCCCGGCCCTGGTGGACACGAACAACCAGGTCTCCGCCTTCCTCCTGCCCGACGATGAGCACTCCGGGGCCACGATCGTGGGCTCGGACTCCCTGGTGTCCTTTGTCGGCTCCCCCGCCGACCCCAAGGTCAAGGAGATGCTCATGGACTACCTCACCACCACCTCCTGGGCCCAGGAGCGCGTGGCCCTGGGGGGGATGGCCACCGCCAACAAGAACGTGGACGTCTCCTCGGTGAAGTCGGACGTGGCGCGCAGGGCCTCCCAGATCCTGCAGTCCCGTGAGTCGGTCATCCGCCTGGACGCCTCCGACACCATGCCCCCCGAGGTCGGTGAGGGGGCCCTGTGGTCGGCCATGACCCAGTGGACCACCGGCGAGACGGGCTCCAAGGAGGCCCTGAGGCAGGCCGAGGAGGCCTGGCCGGCCCCCCACTAG
- a CDS encoding HAD family hydrolase — MVPPTLSPGPDVGDGADAPGPTAGPTAGSPDPSSPAPGAGPDSGGPRGGSGAEAPAGAHPHAPDEGPTAPDPAVLPVGVPATAPGSGAVASVVAPETGVAPGSRPEGGSPARPSPLRPLGHEAYHAVVQDRMADLEAVLASRATAPAPPSCADPLAPDEGLLVALDVDGTILSMDGRVSERVMASVARLRSYGAQIVIATGRSVEAALPVARHVGLTTGWMVCANGALTLRLDPEAPRGYEVVTVRTFDPAHAIDALLGAVPDGIVAVERADGAFCVSSPFPPGELIEDYRVVPVEELRSQEVTRVVLRAPGMPLDRFTALVRECGLHSVEYAIGWTAWLDVAPPGVTKASALDDLVVRLGTGPQRAIAVGDGSNDTEMLVWAGVGVAMGSAPQWVRDLADVTTEPVWRDGAAAVLDAVVERVRKQ; from the coding sequence ATGGTCCCCCCCACGCTCTCCCCAGGTCCCGACGTCGGCGACGGCGCCGACGCGCCCGGCCCTACCGCCGGCCCCACCGCTGGCTCCCCTGACCCGAGCTCCCCCGCCCCGGGCGCGGGCCCCGACTCCGGGGGCCCCCGCGGCGGGTCGGGCGCCGAGGCCCCTGCCGGGGCGCACCCTCACGCGCCCGACGAGGGCCCTACCGCCCCTGACCCGGCGGTCCTGCCCGTGGGCGTGCCCGCCACGGCGCCGGGCAGCGGCGCGGTGGCGTCCGTGGTGGCCCCTGAGACCGGGGTCGCGCCGGGCAGCCGGCCGGAGGGCGGGAGCCCGGCGCGACCCTCCCCCCTGCGCCCGCTGGGTCACGAGGCCTACCACGCCGTCGTCCAGGACCGGATGGCCGACCTCGAGGCCGTCCTGGCGTCCCGCGCCACCGCCCCGGCCCCGCCGTCCTGCGCGGACCCCCTGGCCCCTGACGAGGGCCTGCTGGTGGCCCTGGACGTGGACGGCACCATCCTGTCCATGGACGGGCGGGTCTCGGAGCGGGTCATGGCCTCGGTGGCCCGGCTGCGCTCCTACGGCGCCCAGATCGTGATCGCCACCGGGCGCAGCGTGGAGGCGGCCCTGCCGGTGGCCCGCCACGTGGGGCTGACCACGGGGTGGATGGTGTGCGCCAACGGGGCGCTGACCCTGCGCCTGGACCCGGAGGCGCCGCGCGGCTACGAGGTCGTCACGGTGCGTACCTTTGACCCCGCCCACGCCATTGACGCCCTCCTCGGCGCCGTGCCCGACGGGATCGTCGCCGTGGAGAGGGCGGACGGCGCCTTCTGCGTCTCCTCCCCCTTCCCTCCCGGGGAGCTCATTGAGGACTACCGGGTCGTGCCCGTGGAGGAGCTGCGCTCCCAGGAGGTCACCCGCGTGGTGCTGCGCGCCCCGGGCATGCCCCTGGACCGTTTCACCGCCCTGGTGCGGGAGTGCGGGCTGCACTCCGTGGAGTACGCCATCGGGTGGACCGCCTGGCTGGACGTGGCGCCGCCGGGGGTCACCAAGGCCTCGGCCCTGGACGACCTCGTCGTGCGCCTGGGTACCGGCCCGCAGCGGGCGATCGCGGTGGGGGACGGTAGCAACGACACAGAGATGCTGGTCTGGGCCGGGGTGGGGGTCGCCATGGGAAGTGCCCCCCAGTGGGTCCGTGACCTGGCCGACGTCACCACCGAGCCCGTGTGGCGCGACGGTGCCGCGGCCGTCCTGGACGCCGTCGTCGAGCGAGTGAGGAAGCAGTGA
- the serS gene encoding serine--tRNA ligase: MIDLRALRENPELYRASQRARGADVSLVDRLLEADETRRARLAAFETLRAEQKAVSRSVGKASPEERPAILARAKELATTVKEAQVQADVAAAALDEYARRFANLIEGAPAGGEEDYVVLRHEGPAPRDFTAEGFTPADHLALGEGLDIIDTRRGAKVSGARFYYLKGWGMRLELALMTAALEAAVAHGFTPMTTPTLVTPQVMDGTGFLGAHSDEIYYLPTDDLYLTGTSEVALAGYHADEILDLSSGPRRYLGWSTCYRREAGAAGRDTRGIIRVHQFNKAEMFSYCRPEDAAEEHAYLLALEEEMLALVGLPYRVIDTAAGDLGSSAARKFDCEAWLPTQERWMEVTSTSNCTTYQARRLGIRERRENGTSPVATLNGTLATTRWIVAVLENNQNPDGSVTVPPGLRPYLGGLEVITA, from the coding sequence ATGATCGACCTGCGCGCACTGCGCGAGAACCCCGAGCTCTACCGCGCCAGCCAGCGGGCCCGCGGAGCCGACGTCTCCCTGGTGGACCGTCTTCTTGAGGCCGATGAGACGCGCCGTGCACGCCTGGCCGCCTTTGAGACCCTGCGTGCCGAGCAGAAGGCGGTCTCCCGCTCGGTGGGCAAGGCCTCGCCCGAGGAGCGCCCCGCCATCCTGGCCCGGGCCAAGGAGCTCGCGACCACGGTCAAGGAGGCGCAGGTCCAGGCCGACGTCGCCGCCGCCGCCCTGGACGAGTACGCCCGCCGGTTCGCCAACCTCATCGAGGGGGCCCCTGCCGGCGGCGAGGAGGACTACGTCGTCCTGCGCCACGAGGGTCCCGCGCCCCGCGACTTCACCGCCGAGGGCTTCACCCCGGCCGACCACCTGGCCCTGGGCGAGGGCCTGGACATTATCGACACCCGTCGCGGCGCCAAGGTCTCCGGGGCCCGCTTCTACTACCTCAAGGGCTGGGGCATGCGCCTGGAGCTCGCCCTCATGACGGCGGCCCTGGAGGCGGCGGTGGCCCACGGCTTCACCCCCATGACCACCCCCACCCTGGTGACCCCGCAGGTCATGGACGGCACCGGGTTCCTGGGCGCCCACAGCGACGAGATCTACTACCTGCCCACCGACGACCTCTACCTCACCGGCACCTCCGAGGTGGCCCTGGCCGGCTACCACGCCGACGAGATCCTCGACCTGTCCTCCGGCCCGCGTCGCTACCTGGGCTGGTCCACCTGCTACCGGCGCGAGGCGGGCGCCGCCGGCAGGGACACCCGCGGCATTATCCGCGTCCACCAGTTCAACAAGGCGGAGATGTTCTCCTACTGCCGTCCCGAGGACGCCGCTGAGGAGCACGCCTACCTCCTGGCCCTGGAGGAGGAGATGCTGGCCCTGGTGGGACTGCCCTACCGCGTTATCGACACCGCCGCCGGGGACCTGGGCTCCTCGGCCGCCCGCAAGTTCGACTGCGAGGCCTGGCTGCCCACCCAGGAGCGCTGGATGGAGGTCACCTCCACCTCCAACTGCACCACCTACCAGGCCCGCCGCCTGGGTATCCGCGAGCGCCGGGAGAACGGCACCAGCCCCGTGGCCACCCTCAACGGGACCCTGGCCACCACCCGGTGGATCGTCGCCGTCCTGGAGAACAACCAGAACCCGGACGGCTCGGTCACCGTGCCGCCGGGCCTGCGCCCCTACCTCGGTGGCCTTGAGGTCATTACCGCCTGA
- a CDS encoding hydrogen peroxide-inducible genes activator, producing MAATPLPSFSQLRAFVALCDNQHFGEAAASLGVSQPSLSQAIHTLERRVGGELVERTTRKVLVTPLGESLLPFAREAVLAAESFSQAAANEGASLVGTIRLGMIPTLAPYLAPVVLDGLSELLPELRVELREMTTGDILTLLEQGRLDAAVLAIDVDMQRAAAIPMFDEPLVVLVPADHPWAGRTDLRTNELDAQNLLLLDESNCLRQETLAICQHYGSHPPVAVAATLTTVVQMVAHGSGVTVVPEGALRMLGDSATYAVARFRQEGGTTPSRRIGLVHRISTSRTEEFEALARVLTDLVREAGLPLREVPGSEHRDAGPEREDRAG from the coding sequence ATGGCCGCGACCCCACTGCCCTCCTTCTCGCAGCTGCGCGCCTTCGTGGCACTGTGCGACAACCAGCACTTCGGTGAGGCCGCGGCGAGCCTGGGCGTCAGCCAGCCCAGCCTCTCCCAGGCGATCCACACCCTGGAGAGGCGCGTGGGCGGTGAGCTCGTGGAACGCACCACCCGCAAGGTCCTGGTCACCCCCCTGGGGGAGTCCCTCCTGCCGTTCGCGCGCGAGGCCGTCCTGGCGGCCGAGAGCTTCAGCCAGGCTGCCGCCAACGAGGGCGCCTCCCTGGTCGGCACCATACGCCTGGGCATGATCCCCACCCTGGCCCCCTACCTGGCCCCGGTGGTCCTCGACGGCCTGTCCGAGCTGCTGCCCGAGCTGCGGGTCGAGCTGCGGGAGATGACCACCGGAGACATCCTGACCCTCCTGGAGCAGGGGCGCCTGGACGCCGCCGTCCTGGCCATTGACGTGGACATGCAGCGGGCCGCCGCCATCCCCATGTTCGACGAGCCGCTGGTGGTCCTCGTGCCCGCGGACCACCCCTGGGCGGGGCGCACCGACCTGCGCACCAACGAGCTCGACGCCCAGAATCTCCTGCTCCTGGACGAGTCCAACTGCCTGCGCCAGGAGACCCTGGCCATCTGCCAGCACTACGGCTCCCACCCGCCGGTGGCCGTGGCGGCCACCCTGACCACCGTGGTGCAGATGGTGGCCCACGGATCCGGGGTGACCGTGGTGCCCGAGGGCGCCCTGAGGATGCTGGGGGACTCCGCGACCTACGCCGTCGCCCGGTTCCGTCAGGAGGGCGGCACCACACCCAGCCGCCGTATCGGCCTCGTCCACCGGATCTCCACCTCCCGGACCGAGGAGTTCGAGGCCCTGGCCCGGGTCCTGACCGACCTGGTGCGTGAGGCCGGCCTGCCGCTGCGCGAGGTACCCGGCTCCGAGCACCGGGACGCAGGCCCGGAGCGCGAGGACCGGGCGGGCTGA
- a CDS encoding ATP-binding protein, which yields MREYRTRLVDQQLRRLLASVPAVSVNGARAVGKTRTAQAVAGSFFPLDDPTDWDQVEALDRHFSGVPTPVVLDEWQRMPRLWDRVRRAVDQDYTPGRFLLTGSSTPSQAPTHTGAGRIVTLRMRPFSLVERGLETAPTVSLAGLLASDAGQARQEDPTTPAAALPPVSGRTTVTIDQYVDEICRSGFPAIREQDAYAREELLEGYIEQTVTRDLRDAGGLSRRPRSVREWMTAYASAVATTATFADISQLASRPLGRTLAADTARAYRDHLVGMWILDLVPGWSASENEFSRANLQGKHQLVDPALAARLLGQGPAEILGVRGARVVTPPGQRRRPRMLGPLFESLVTQSVQVYASLLGARVHHLRTKGGAHEVDLIVEGRDRCVVAIEVKAHPSPRPGDTRHLLWLRDRLGARLSEAVLVTTGRAAYRDRDGVVVVPAALLGP from the coding sequence GTGAGGGAGTACCGGACCCGTCTGGTCGATCAGCAGCTGAGGCGGCTGCTGGCCTCGGTGCCGGCGGTGAGCGTCAACGGGGCCCGCGCCGTGGGCAAGACCCGCACCGCCCAGGCCGTCGCGGGCAGCTTCTTCCCCCTGGACGACCCGACGGACTGGGACCAGGTCGAGGCCCTGGACCGCCACTTCTCCGGCGTCCCGACCCCCGTCGTCCTGGACGAGTGGCAGCGCATGCCCAGGCTCTGGGACCGGGTACGCCGCGCCGTGGACCAGGACTACACCCCCGGCCGCTTCCTCCTGACCGGCTCCTCCACCCCCTCCCAGGCCCCCACCCACACCGGTGCAGGACGGATCGTCACCCTGCGGATGCGCCCCTTCTCCCTGGTCGAGCGCGGCCTGGAGACTGCTCCCACCGTCTCCCTGGCCGGGCTCCTGGCCTCCGACGCCGGGCAGGCGCGCCAGGAGGATCCGACGACCCCGGCAGCTGCGCTGCCACCGGTCTCAGGCCGTACCACGGTCACCATCGACCAGTACGTGGACGAGATCTGCCGTTCCGGCTTCCCCGCCATCCGGGAACAGGACGCCTACGCGCGCGAGGAGCTCCTGGAGGGCTACATCGAGCAGACCGTCACCCGTGACCTGCGTGACGCCGGGGGCCTGAGCCGGCGGCCGCGGTCGGTCCGGGAGTGGATGACGGCCTACGCCAGCGCCGTCGCCACCACCGCCACGTTCGCCGATATCAGCCAGCTGGCCAGCAGGCCCCTGGGCAGGACGCTGGCGGCCGACACCGCCCGGGCCTACCGCGACCACCTGGTCGGCATGTGGATCCTGGACCTGGTGCCGGGGTGGAGCGCCAGCGAGAACGAGTTCTCCCGCGCGAACCTCCAGGGCAAGCATCAGCTCGTTGATCCCGCGCTCGCGGCCCGCCTCCTGGGACAGGGGCCCGCGGAGATCCTGGGCGTGAGGGGAGCACGTGTGGTGACCCCTCCTGGGCAGCGGCGTCGGCCCCGGATGCTGGGCCCCCTGTTCGAGTCCCTGGTCACCCAGAGCGTCCAGGTCTACGCCTCCCTGCTCGGAGCGCGGGTCCACCACCTGCGGACCAAGGGCGGCGCGCACGAGGTGGACCTCATTGTCGAGGGGCGTGACCGGTGCGTGGTGGCGATCGAGGTCAAGGCCCACCCGTCGCCCCGACCGGGGGACACCCGCCACCTGCTGTGGCTGCGCGACCGGTTGGGCGCACGCCTGAGCGAGGCGGTGCTGGTGACCACCGGACGTGCCGCCTACCGCGACCGGGACGGCGTCGTGGTGGTCCCGGCGGCCCTCCTGGGGCCGTGA
- the cas3g gene encoding type I-G CRISPR-associated helicase/endonuclease Cas3g encodes MRPSFDTVFRELTGHAPREYQVRLARRLLEGRPPTVIEVPTGMGKTLAVMTAWLYALAADLEQVREQGSTRRIWMRLHLVVDRRAVVDTAFTAAGHLRDDLASPTSPAVSWLAGALRTGVGPSRSPLEVLRLRGGLEDRPEHTRFPACPTIVLGTLDMTVSRLLFRGYQLSARRRSIDAALTGTDSLWVLDEAHLSTQAYTTLRLMESHAAGLEDRFDGAVPPLSVIAMSATGAPRLPGAPRPPSGDEVLTIDWEREEARDPGLARRRRARAGTPVRVHDAVGGSAVTMADLAARRARILGAGQSLVVFCNTIRTVQVVARKVARACGTTDSPALKVLVGGMPTRHTDALMDVLAPYRTGSPQRSEAAPVVVVATSTLEVGADLDFTFLMTETCQAPSLVQRLGRVNRVGDRTDGGVDVICTTQMDPIHGEAAAAVGTAVRGATTLSGLLGGLERGGAELTVPEQVPVLLPPASLRAYLRTLGSRNDQPVSPWIRPLQDQRGDVTLVFRDSLGLLRWGVRPEVVLDDLRQWPPDLRAEGWTMSVDQAHTLVDESLRQQGGDPVGLVVMDPTAPEPVSHHTAVPDLRPGQVLVLDPGYAGPLLGALHAATDLSGQVVPLKAEDRGLRAAQERLTAMAAGQDPATSVLTDLGTGARQSQDPYGELLEASVELVAPAGTVLGREVLGEETPTPWLRLTLTPATAGPVPGRSRNLREHGAAVGARAGAWARAMGLPSAVVADLVLAGTWHDEGKRDPRTQAALTMGLDAQGYLVPPDRPPAEPVARSGLPYRYWRRSRDLAGVPPRWRHEALSAELLGVALEQGRARAHDVDLVLHLVLSHHGYFRGPGPLTPPGVGPRHQDPADPLWAEATRRFHRLNDRYGPYTLALAETVLRLADWDVSREEQDHGR; translated from the coding sequence GTGCGCCCGTCCTTCGACACCGTCTTCCGGGAGCTCACCGGTCACGCGCCCCGGGAGTACCAGGTCCGGCTCGCCCGGCGCCTGCTTGAGGGCCGCCCTCCGACCGTGATCGAGGTCCCCACCGGCATGGGGAAGACCCTGGCGGTCATGACCGCCTGGCTCTACGCCCTGGCCGCGGATCTGGAGCAGGTCCGGGAGCAGGGGAGCACCCGCCGGATCTGGATGAGGCTGCACCTGGTGGTGGACCGCCGCGCCGTCGTCGATACCGCCTTCACCGCCGCCGGGCACCTGCGTGACGACCTCGCCAGCCCCACCTCCCCGGCGGTCTCCTGGCTGGCCGGGGCGCTGCGCACCGGGGTGGGGCCTTCCCGGAGCCCGCTGGAGGTCCTGCGGCTCCGTGGCGGCCTGGAGGACCGCCCGGAGCACACCCGCTTCCCGGCGTGTCCCACCATTGTCCTGGGCACCCTGGACATGACCGTCTCCCGGCTCCTGTTCCGCGGCTACCAGCTCTCCGCACGCCGACGGAGCATTGACGCCGCCCTGACCGGGACCGACTCCCTGTGGGTCCTGGACGAGGCGCACCTGTCCACCCAGGCGTACACCACCCTGCGCCTGATGGAGTCGCACGCAGCTGGGCTCGAGGACCGGTTCGACGGCGCCGTGCCCCCGCTGAGCGTCATCGCCATGAGCGCGACGGGCGCCCCCCGCCTCCCTGGCGCTCCCCGGCCACCGTCCGGCGACGAGGTGCTCACCATCGACTGGGAGCGGGAGGAGGCCCGCGACCCCGGCCTGGCCCGGCGCCGTCGGGCCCGGGCCGGCACGCCGGTGCGCGTGCACGACGCCGTGGGCGGGTCCGCCGTCACCATGGCGGACCTCGCCGCACGGCGGGCGCGGATCCTGGGGGCCGGGCAGTCCCTGGTCGTCTTCTGCAACACGATCAGGACCGTGCAGGTGGTCGCCCGTAAGGTCGCCAGGGCCTGCGGCACCACGGACTCTCCCGCCCTCAAGGTCCTCGTGGGAGGCATGCCCACACGCCACACCGACGCGCTCATGGACGTGCTCGCCCCCTACCGCACCGGCTCCCCGCAGCGGTCGGAGGCCGCCCCCGTCGTGGTCGTGGCCACCTCCACCCTGGAGGTCGGTGCGGACCTGGACTTCACCTTCCTCATGACCGAGACCTGCCAGGCGCCCTCCCTCGTCCAGCGCCTGGGACGGGTCAACCGGGTAGGGGACCGGACGGACGGAGGAGTAGATGTGATCTGCACCACTCAAATGGACCCGATCCACGGGGAGGCGGCAGCGGCGGTGGGGACGGCCGTCCGAGGAGCCACCACGCTGTCGGGGCTGCTGGGAGGCCTGGAACGGGGCGGAGCGGAGCTCACCGTCCCCGAGCAGGTGCCCGTCCTGCTGCCCCCAGCGAGCCTGCGCGCCTACCTGCGCACCCTCGGCTCGCGCAACGACCAGCCGGTCTCCCCCTGGATCCGCCCCCTGCAGGACCAGCGCGGGGACGTGACCCTGGTGTTCCGGGACAGCCTGGGACTGCTCCGGTGGGGCGTGCGCCCGGAGGTGGTCCTGGACGACCTGAGGCAGTGGCCACCGGACCTCCGGGCCGAGGGCTGGACCATGTCCGTAGACCAGGCGCACACCCTGGTGGACGAGTCCCTACGCCAGCAGGGCGGGGACCCCGTCGGCCTCGTCGTCATGGACCCCACCGCCCCCGAGCCGGTCAGCCACCACACCGCCGTCCCCGACCTGCGCCCCGGCCAGGTCCTGGTCCTGGACCCGGGGTACGCCGGACCCCTCCTGGGGGCGCTCCACGCCGCCACCGACCTCTCAGGGCAGGTGGTCCCGCTCAAGGCGGAGGACCGGGGCCTGCGCGCCGCCCAGGAGCGGCTCACGGCGATGGCCGCCGGCCAGGACCCGGCTACCTCGGTGCTCACCGACCTGGGTACCGGCGCCAGGCAGTCCCAGGACCCCTATGGTGAGCTCTTGGAGGCCAGCGTGGAGCTGGTCGCCCCTGCCGGGACGGTCCTGGGCAGAGAGGTCCTGGGGGAGGAGACACCTACGCCGTGGCTCCGCCTGACCCTGACGCCTGCCACCGCGGGGCCTGTCCCGGGCCGGAGCCGCAACCTGCGCGAGCACGGGGCTGCCGTCGGGGCCCGTGCGGGGGCCTGGGCCCGGGCCATGGGCCTGCCCTCGGCGGTGGTCGCGGACCTGGTCCTGGCCGGGACCTGGCACGACGAGGGCAAGCGCGACCCGCGCACGCAAGCCGCCCTGACCATGGGTCTGGACGCGCAGGGCTACCTGGTGCCGCCGGACCGGCCTCCCGCGGAGCCCGTGGCCAGGTCCGGGCTGCCCTACCGGTACTGGCGCCGCTCACGCGACCTGGCCGGGGTCCCGCCCAGGTGGCGCCACGAGGCGCTCTCCGCCGAGCTCCTGGGGGTGGCGCTGGAGCAGGGCCGGGCCCGGGCCCACGACGTCGACCTCGTCCTGCACCTGGTCCTCAGCCACCACGGCTACTTCCGCGGCCCGGGACCGCTCACCCCGCCCGGGGTCGGGCCACGCCACCAGGACCCCGCCGACCCGCTGTGGGCCGAGGCGACCCGGCGCTTCCACCGTCTCAATGACCGCTACGGGCCCTACACCCTGGCCCTGGCCGAGACCGTGCTGCGGCTGGCGGACTGGGACGTCTCCCGGGAGGAGCAGGACCATGGGCGCTGA